The following nucleotide sequence is from Pseudonocardia sp. C8.
ACCTCGTCGGCGCCAGCCATCTCCGGCGAGGGCGGCAGCGGACTGTCCGGGTTCGTGGCGGCTGACAGCACAGCGGTGGCCTGCGCAGCATCGAGCGGAGTGACCTCGATGCCGGCCGCAGACAACAGCTCGCTGGCCTCGTGCATGCGCCGCAGCAACCGGGAGGTCGCCGCCCGACGCGCCCCATCCGTGGGCTCGACCTCCTCCTCGCCGCCCCCGCGGCGTCGACGCAGTCGGCCGCGGCGGGTCAACGAGTCCGCCGGCGCGCTGCGCACGGGCTCACGGATCACCAGCAGGATCTGCCGGCGCAGCAGCTCGGCTTGCTGGCCCAGCTGGGCGAGGTAGTCGGCGTGATCGAGCGCGGCGGTCTCCAACGCCGGGTGCGGCAAGCTGGCTGCGCGCTCGCGTAGCTGCCCGATCTGCTCGGAGAGATCCAGGCGCTGGGCGCGCACCAGGATTTGCACGGGTGCGGACAGGCTGTGCAGGTAGCGTCCCAATGCGGCGGTCAACGCTTCCTGCTCGGCCGGGGTCCGCAGCGAAAAGTTCACCGTCGAACAACCGGCGAGCAAGGCGAGCCCGTCTGAGCCGAGATCGACCACTCCGGCCTCGCTGACCCCGGTGGCCGGCAACTCCAACGCGCCAGCCACCGGCTCGTCAGTCTCTTCGGCGACGCCGGACAGCCACTCCGGGACCGTTGCTGGCGCATGCCCGGCAGCAACCCGCCGCTGGGGCTGGAGCCGTTGCTGGAGTGCGGCCAGCAGCAACCGGTCCAGCGTTACGCCGTCGCGGCGCACCACCACCAGCGCGCCCACGGCCACCCCGAGAGGGACCGCGACGATCAGGTAGGCCACCACCGGGAGGAACGCCCGGGTGGCCACCCACCCGCCGTAGAGCAGCAGACCGGTCACGGCCATGACCGCCACCTGCCGGGCGGTGAAGCCCGCGAGGATGGTGTCCTCCCGGTCCACGTCTGCTGGGATGCGCACGCTGTACTGGCTCACGTCGACTCACCTCCTTCGCGGCGGGTGCTCGGGCGGGGTGGGGAGACCTTCGGCAGGTCCAGCGGCAGCGCTTGCTGGCGTGGCTGCGCACTGCGGTTCGGGCGCGGCGGTGCGGGCGCCTGCGCACTGGGCCGGGTCGGCTTGCGTGTGCGCTGCACATTCAGTGGCAGCTGGTACTGGCCTTGCCGGTTGGCTCGGGGCTTGTTCTCCGGCCACTCCCCGTCAGCCGGGAACTTCAGCTGTTGGCCCGCCGTCGACGGCCGCGGCGGGCTCGGCGGAGGTGACGGAGGCGTCGGGCGCCGCACGCGCTGCGCGGTGATCGGCAGCCGATACTGCCCGTCGCGGCCAAGACGAGGCCGGTTCTCCGGCCACTCGCCACTGGCTGGGAAACGCAACTGCCGTCCTCGGTTACTCGATGCGGCCGACGACCGCGGCGCCGAGTCGGCTGCTGGTCTCGGAGCACGCTGGCGTTGCACGTCCAGCGGCAGTTCGTACTGCCCGTCCCGGCACAAGCGCGGCTTGTGCTCGGGCCACTCCCCGTCCAGGGGCAACTTCAGCTGCTTGCTGTGTCCGCTGGGCCGGGGCCGCGGTGCGGGCTTCGCGCCCGCGCGCTGGGTGGCCTTGGACGCTCGCTGCCGCTTGACCCCTTCCAGGGGCAGCATGTACTGGCCCGACGGGGTAGCGCGTGGCGACGCATAGGGATCAGTCGGCCCCGGCTCCTTGGGGCCGCCGCCCCGGGGCTTCGGGGCGCCACCGCCGCCTCCGCCTCCGAGCCCACGCAGAAGTCCGAAGGTCTTGTACGCGATAAACCCTCGAACCAGGGACCCGACCAGCGACCGGCCGCCGCCGCCACGAATCGAACCCAAGATCCAGAACGGAATTTTGAACAGGATGTACATCAGCGCCAGAGACACGAGAAGGTTCACCAGCCCGTCTGTGGTCGGCCCGAAGAACGTGAATCCACCCGGGGACAGGAACACCCGCATCGCGGTGATCAGCGCCAGCGACTGACCCAGCTGAATGGCCAGACAGCCACCAAAGGCTTTCCACCACCATTTCGCGATGCCCTCGGTGTGCGGCAGCGCGTGACACATCAGGGCCAGCGGTGCACCCGCAATGAGGATCACGGTCAACGCGACGCGGACAATGTAGGTCAGCAAGAGCGCGACGAGCATTCCGGCGAGAAAAAGGCCGATGAAGATGATGAAGAATCCGCCGTTAAGCGAACTCATCACCAATTGCTTGAGCGTGTCGGCCGAGGAATTCTCGTCGACCCCGCCGGACATGATCGCTTTCGCGAGCGCGTTAGCGAGATTGATCGCCTGCGCGCACACCCAGAGCGACAACGCGCCAGCCAAGAAACCAATGATGACCCGCGGAAGAATCTCCTTAATAGAGATTCTGGTCTGCATGGTCTCGTAAGCCATGACGATGATTCCCGCAATGAGAATCAACATCCCGTAGCAGGCCAGCATGATCTGCCACGAGGAATTCCACAGCTCACCAATGCGGGGCAGCTGGTCCAGCGTCGGAGTGGTCAACAAGGTGTTGGCCAGCAGGTCCAGCAGGCTGTTCAGCGCCGGGGTCACCAGATCCCGGAAAAACGAGTCGATCGCGTCGTTGACGCAGGCCGGGATATCGGTGATCCCGCATGAAGACTCCTGCTCGGAATTCTGGCCGCCGGGTTGGCCCGGCTGGTGACCAGACGGCGGTGGTGCCGGCGTGGTGGGCTGCGGGATACACCCCGGCCCCTGGCACGGCGGCGGCCCCGGCGGTTGGGCGGGCGGCTGCTGTGGAGCCGTCGGGTTCGGCTGCCCCGGAGCCGGCGTGGGCATGTGGCAAGCCGGAATCGGCGAATCCGGGGCACAGCCGTCGACGGTCGGCAACGGCAGAGCCGGGGGCGGCACCGGCGCCGGTGGCGAGGGCGCCGGTGCCGAGGGGGTGGGTGCGGGCTGGGCCGAGGCGGTGCCCGCGCCGGCGATGCCGACCAGAACGCTGAGAGCAAGCAGGCCAGCCACTGCGGCGAACGCGCGGCCGAACCGGTGGCCGGCCCCAGAGGTGGGGGTTGCGGTGGCCAGCATGCGATCAGGCCCCCACGATCCCTTTGAGGATCTCGACCACCAGGGGCGCCAACGCGGCCAGGCCGTAGCCGAAGCCCGCCGACTTGAAGGACTGTTTGGCCTTCTCGACCTCACTGGGGTCGCCGTTGGCCAGCACGTAGCGGACCCCGCCGATCGTGAGGAAGACCGTGGCGAGCAGCGCCAAGATCCCCATGAGCCAGTTGCGGATGTTGTTGAGGACTTCGTCGACCGAGCGGGCCAGCGCGACCACGTGCGTGGTCTCGGCTGAAGCCGTGGTGGCGGTGACCACCAAGCCGGCGATGACAAGCACGGCCACGGCAAGGACCCGGCCGACCCGGCGGCGTGGCGTGTGGCCACTGGCCGCGGGGCGAGCAGAGGGCGCGATCGAGCGCATCGTGGACCTCCAGGGCTTTCCAGCGGGCGAAGAGCGCGAGAAGCGGGCAGGGATCACCCGCGGCCCTGAAGTCCGGATTTCGGGGGCTCATTGGACAGCCCCTCGTCGACTTTTTTCGCTACACTCTGTGACCGCTCCGGGGTATCGGATGCAGCGCTGGGCGAGGTCTGCGACGTGGCCGCCTCGCCCGTGGGGTCGCTCTCGACAGGGCCGTCGGCGGACTCGGTCAGCCAGGCGGCGAGTCGGTACTCGGCCCGCTTGCGGGTCTTGTACGCGGCCCAGAACTCGATCTTGTGGTGAGCGGCCCAGTCATTCAGCAGGGTTTCGCCGAGCCGCGTCTCCGAGATCACCTCGGCCTCGATCGGGGTCAGGACTCCGACCTGAACCGCGCGGGCCAGGACCAAGTCCGGGTGTCCCGACGGGGGCTTCGGCTCGGCGGAGAAGAACCCGGGCGCCTTCGGTGTGGGTCCGTCCAGCGCCGCGGTGAGCGCTCGGTGCCCGAAGCGGTAGGCGGCCCACCGCAGGCGGATCGTGATCCGTCCCTTGGTGAGGTCGATCGTCTGCAGGGCGTCGAGGAAGCCCTGCACGATCTCGGAGTGGACGTCGGCGGGGTCGCCGGCGTACCGGTCGGTCAGCCGAGCCGCCATGGGGGTCAACATCGGCAGGGCGAGCCCGACGGCCACGATCGTCCACGTGCCGCCCTCGCTGCGGGCGCGCGTGATCACGTGCCGCCAGACCTGGTCCCACACTCGGCGTGGGCAGGACCGGCGCAGCAGCAGATCGCGGAGTTCGTCGACGGGGATCTCGCGGTTGGGCAAGTGATCGAACTCCCGCCCGTCCACCGCCACCGGGTGGTCCCCGGCGGTCAGCCACGCGAACGCGTCGCGGGCGGCATCCAGCGGGTTAGTGGGCCACTCTGCGTGCCCAGAAACCGAGGGGCGTGCCATCTCGCGGCTCCTCTCGAACGGCGGTCAATGACGCCGCCGAGAGGGCCAGGCGCGGAACAGCGCAGCGCACGGTTCCGTACTAAGAACTGCTTAAAACGATCTCCTTGTCTCGGAACAAGAAGATCGACAAATCTGGAGATTCGAGATCACTAACGAACTGCCAGCAAAGCTGTGCGCTGCTGCGTTAGTCATCTCTTGTTCCATTGCTGTCACCCGACAAGCCGCTCCCACCGGAACAAGAGAGTTGATCTCGACGAATTTCCGGGGCGATCTTGAACAGGCCCGCGCATGATCACGAAACTGGCGGTCGAACCCAGACGAAGTTGATCAAGAACCGGGGCGCGAAAGATCAACAAGTGGTTGCGGTCAGCCGCCTCATGGCATTACCGACTGTCACAGTTTGATGTGACTTGAATCACTCCATCGTTGTCCGGGGTCGTGTCCAATCGCGCCCGGTTTCGCGGACTTCAGGGGTGTCCTTGCCCCTCCGCGATGATCATGGAGCGTCTGACATGTCGCCACCGCCGATCCCGAGCGCGCCCGACTCGCACGAGCCCATCCAGCCCCCGTTGCCCCGGCAGCCGGCGCGCCGTCACCGACACGCCGCGGGGCGCCGCCGCGACCCCGCAAGGGCCGTGCCGGCAAGCGTCAAGTTCTGCCGCCTCGCCCCCGACGCCGGTCATGAGGAGAGGATCGTCGCGGCCGTCCGCTTCGTCGTCACCGCCTACAGCAACCCCGGCGACCGGGTCGCGCTCGCCGACGCTGCCGAGCGTGGGTCACCCGCACCCGCGAGCCGCGAGCGCCGCGACCGCCTTGTGGAGACGGTCCTGCGACTCGCCCGCGGCGCGGTCACCGAACCGCCCCGACCGGCGCTCGGTGATCACCTTCTCGACCGCGGAGAAGACCGGACTGGGACTGCGCCTGAGTCCGAGTCCGGACCCGGACCCGAGCACCCGTCGGTCGCGGAACCGACCGCGTCCCCCGCCGTCCGTCGCGCCGGAGAGCGGAACCCGGACCGGTTCGCTGCGATCGTCTGCGGCTGCACACCCCAGCCAACCGACCCCGGTCTGATGACCGACTGGGCACCGCTGCTTGCTCCCGACGGCGCCCTCATCGTTCTCACGCACAGTAATCACGGGTCGGAGGTGCGGACGACGCGCTCCGGGAGCATCGTGCCGGCCGCGACACTGGCCGGCCTGACATTGAC
It contains:
- a CDS encoding PrgI family protein, which translates into the protein MSQYSVRIPADVDREDTILAGFTARQVAVMAVTGLLLYGGWVATRAFLPVVAYLIVAVPLGVAVGALVVVRRDGVTLDRLLLAALQQRLQPQRRVAAGHAPATVPEWLSGVAEETDEPVAGALELPATGVSEAGVVDLGSDGLALLAGCSTVNFSLRTPAEQEALTAALGRYLHSLSAPVQILVRAQRLDLSEQIGQLRERAASLPHPALETAALDHADYLAQLGQQAELLRRQILLVIREPVRSAPADSLTRRGRLRRRRGGGEEEVEPTDGARRAATSRLLRRMHEASELLSAAGIEVTPLDAAQATAVLSAATNPDSPLPPSPEMAGADEVITTPAGAGWDPDEEDHL
- a CDS encoding type IV secretion system protein, with protein sequence MLATATPTSGAGHRFGRAFAAVAGLLALSVLVGIAGAGTASAQPAPTPSAPAPSPPAPVPPPALPLPTVDGCAPDSPIPACHMPTPAPGQPNPTAPQQPPAQPPGPPPCQGPGCIPQPTTPAPPPSGHQPGQPGGQNSEQESSCGITDIPACVNDAIDSFFRDLVTPALNSLLDLLANTLLTTPTLDQLPRIGELWNSSWQIMLACYGMLILIAGIIVMAYETMQTRISIKEILPRVIIGFLAGALSLWVCAQAINLANALAKAIMSGGVDENSSADTLKQLVMSSLNGGFFIIFIGLFLAGMLVALLLTYIVRVALTVILIAGAPLALMCHALPHTEGIAKWWWKAFGGCLAIQLGQSLALITAMRVFLSPGGFTFFGPTTDGLVNLLVSLALMYILFKIPFWILGSIRGGGGRSLVGSLVRGFIAYKTFGLLRGLGGGGGGGAPKPRGGGPKEPGPTDPYASPRATPSGQYMLPLEGVKRQRASKATQRAGAKPAPRPRPSGHSKQLKLPLDGEWPEHKPRLCRDGQYELPLDVQRQRAPRPAADSAPRSSAASSNRGRQLRFPASGEWPENRPRLGRDGQYRLPITAQRVRRPTPPSPPPSPPRPSTAGQQLKFPADGEWPENKPRANRQGQYQLPLNVQRTRKPTRPSAQAPAPPRPNRSAQPRQQALPLDLPKVSPPRPSTRREGGEST
- a CDS encoding pilin translates to MRSIAPSARPAASGHTPRRRVGRVLAVAVLVIAGLVVTATTASAETTHVVALARSVDEVLNNIRNWLMGILALLATVFLTIGGVRYVLANGDPSEVEKAKQSFKSAGFGYGLAALAPLVVEILKGIVGA